Below is a genomic region from Medicago truncatula cultivar Jemalong A17 chromosome 3, MtrunA17r5.0-ANR, whole genome shotgun sequence.
TAATGATGATCTGGATGAAGGAGAGAAAGATGAAGATGTTGAGGGTGCAAATGAGGATGAGGAAGAGGGTGATGCTGCTGATAAGGACAGGAAGAtgaggacaaaaaaaaaaatccatcatTATATAATATTAACTAAGTTGCAACATTTCAACGATTATACAATCTTAACTAagaagcaaagattcaagtgtgggggagtttgatgagtcaataattagtcgttttagtataatatttagtttcgttttatttagatttaagtttattttatttaaatattatttccttttagagctattttactttaattgcatattattatatttcaggaacaaatatttgatggattgagtcttggagcaaaagaaagaggattaggAGCTGATTCGGGTTGAAAATACGAAAGAttgaagacaaaaatatgtttccccaagtcagaagcttggcacggccagtGTCACtagttggcacggccgtgccacccccCAGAGACTTTTTTGCTTCATGATCTAGCTGCCTGTTTTGACCGAAAAGCCcgtggtttcttgtggaacattctagtgaatagttgcttaggttttaagtcgacagtaagactataaatagagtagctagccatcacaaatattcatctttcattcttggaattcaataagtgacaattgtctttcttaataaaagttcttttctttttctttactttcttgttattttatttatgttcatcttcttcttctctatgtttacgatgaacatgagtgagtagacttctcttgtcttgggattgttggataagtctaatgacataatcataatcaaaccaagctttaaccCTAATCtcatgtaaccctagtttctaatataaattcaccgtcttaacataaattaaccattatcaaactgtagaagcgaaagtggagggtttgataattgttaatccatcatttcaaatatcaattcataaaacgagaGTGGAGtcttgatattcgaacaagtgaatttagacaaggattggaaaggcagcgaaatagtctttgcaatccttgagacATTAGTAGTTTCAATCCTTAAAAGCTTCTTCTAGTAATCAAATCAGCGAAATATGTTTGATTGCTAGAAGAAAACTCTCATTGGACTGAAAGGAAAAGTGAGGGACTGAAGGGAAACCGGTctttagaaattaggtctaacataaggttctagggTTAAGGTTTTGAAAAGTGAAAGATTTGTCAttatgatgaaccaataatcccaagactctttttattattatattctctttcaaccgtttgaaaaccccaactttgcaacttaattatcttctaatcatcaactaaagttaattgaattgaacaattctctgtcggaacgatactcttttattactacttcggtaagatcgtgcacttgcggttttatcccatcaagttaattttggaattctagaacataaaaaattaatagttcgaatgtgtttgatttgaagaaCTTGTGAAATGAGTgatttcatattcatatttaaatCCTCTCATCatatttcattcattcttcatcttcatttccGTCTCCACTCtctatttctcttataaatctttctctatttctctCATAAATCTTTCTCTCTGTTGAAATTTGTTCCGTTGTTTTTTCCCTTGCGCTTGTAGAAAATGGTTCATTCatattctagatttttttttttttgtcaagtagcctagtggatagagctcacacaatttaattgtggagaagtggagtgtccggggttcaaaccccgactcctgcatataatatgcaatatttctaccaactgagttaagttcacggggatagatttttttcttcttctagaaaGTATGAGTGACTACAAAATATGTTAAAGAAAAGGCTTGTATTAGTAGTATGTGGAGACAACCGTCAATCTTAAAAATGACTTGTGcttttacaaaattaacaaTAAGATAATAAGATAAAATCACTGCTAATAACTAATATACAATGATAACAATTTTGATTAATGTAGTTTTTTatattcctataaaaaaaattgtttccttTATATCATTCCCatagaattatttttattttagcctAACATTTATGTGGCATAAAGGGATGTAGAACCACTTCTTACTGTTTTGTTTGTCACCTAGCTATGACAATTTTTTCCACAGCATTTAAGAGCAAACACCAATTCCCGTGATCTCTTGCAGATCCAATGTTGTCAACTTTATAGCTGAGATATGGGACAATAGTGGATATAGTGAGCACATAACCTTTGACCTCTCgctatttattatattgttgtttaacatgtttgtaaatcattaaaaaatttagaagtttaagcataattaaatatagaagtttaaatatgaatttgttatatttataggactaaaaatttatttttacccttcaatttaatttcatttattaGAGTTTTGACTAATGATTAATGAACTCAAAATAACATATCGTGGTTAATGATCTTTAGTCAAAATAAATAGCTTGaaataattcaaattcaaattataattgaaaCCCAAATTCATCTCACCCAACCACGGtcaaataagaaataaaaattaagaagaaaggaaaattatatagtgaactaaagaaaatgatttttttttgaagttaacactatagcGTTAAAAGTGTTGTGAGTAACACCCCACTGTTTGTACagtggcatcaaaagttcaaTCCCCATagcatcatcaattcatcagattaacaagaatatacttaatctaattttatcctacctcgTTTTAAGTGTACActccacaaagtgtaacacttaagactatcacatgatatcagcaactctgtttgcatgttaaagatgacaacgataaaatagtacttgtaagtccaagatgttgcaagcattactagatgaaataatattgatcattaatcagtaatcattaatcaacaatttaaaaatgaatcaaacattaagattaaaattaactttttcaaaaaagtcagtttcatGATTGCACCGTAAAAGCTCCCAGAAAGAAAACCCCACAATCAAGTAACCCTAAATTTATAGAGGCATTCTTCCATGATCACAAGACCAAATCAATAATATTTGGACACACACATATAAAAAGATTCTCCTCAAAATATTCAATcatcttttttatcaattttctccttattattaaaaaaatactaatttatgTGTGTGTGGCCAAACACTATTTCTTTGGTCCTGTGACCATATTAGAATTTCTCAAATTTATATTCCACTCATAGAAGAAACACATGTGAccacaatattttaaaaaaaaaccatatatcTTGTTGGACTTTCGAACAATTTTTagtagggttaattaagtttttagtccctataaatattcacagttttgtttttagtccctacaaaataaaatcacactttttaaagTATTGATGCACCCTTTAccattttatagggactaaaaagtgtgattttattttgtagggactaaaaacaaaactgtgaatatttataaggactaaaaacttaattaacttcTTTAAGTATTGATGCACCCTTTACCATTTTTGAGACATTTTCTCACACtttaaaaatcacatttattctATGCATATTAAATCAAACTTTGATCCGATTGATTCCCTTCCTTTTCAATCAAGtatgaggaatgctagcaacgcTCACTTTTTAACCCTCTCTTTATTGCTCACTCTTTTATCAGATGAAATTAATGTATGTCCACCACTTTATGTAGTTTCAGTTTTTAAAGTGTAGACTCACaataatttaaatcaataaaaaaatgaatattagaGAGGATGTTTAAAAGAGAATGTTGTTAGCGTTGTTGATCAAGTATATGAAAGAATTAGACAAATAATCATCATTTCAAAGAAACTTGCACATTGGTTGAAATAATTGTATAACATGCAGTAATTCTAATCAACTGTTTAATTCTCTTAAACTATACCCCACCACCTCCTTGATGAGTGGTACGTGCACATGAAATGTAactgtttgtttatgtttttgtcttGCATGAAATTGAAAACATCCCCCACAAATCTAGCAATTGTCTGTATTCAAGACAAGATAAACATCGTACCTGTGAGGAGCAGACTGTCAAATTCGTAAAGGTATTCTAATTAACAATCACACTCGatttttcctttcttatttTGTGTGAATAAAACAGTCACACTTCGTTGGTTGTGTTATAGTTAATCGAGATTTTTGTTTGTACTTACTACTACAAACTGTCGACATCATACGGTGTGTTTGTGTCTTTGCTCCACGggactaattaattaataaattgcaaaataaaatgagaaatgatatatgtacaactgTAATAATTTTtggataattttctctctcatactcacatgagattcttattctctctcttcatttttctctctccattatttttgaccaataagaagagagaaaagcaaggttgtcaccaaagttgtcaTAAATTGATGtacaaatattcataatttttattgttcaaCCTTGTCTTTTtgtctttaaattttatttattttttccaaaaaaaagttatttattttttgtctttttatattatttttaaatgattcctttatacatacatacatatatatatatatagtatttttgTGTGCTAATTCCTatgatatactttttttttgttcagtTTAATTTCTATCGTAAAtgaattataaattattatatataaagaaagaaatttgataaattttagtaaatagTTTCATTATTTTGAAGGTGTTCACGTATGTAAACATGAATTTACAATAGATGAGATATTCTTAGGAGCTGTCTATGAGGAGCTCCATGAATACTCTAAAATGACTAAGATGAAAATACAATGGTAGGCTAGAATGAATGACCCCCTCTTGCTTTCTAAGTGCCATCCTTTATAGTCATCACTTTCTTGACCTAATGGGTCTCTCTATGGATGTCCAGGCCCATTAGCAGAATTGGCTACTCCTTCTCTGTGCATCTCATCCGTACATGATACATGGAGCTGGAGCACGTGCAGCTTACGTCACTTGTCCATGCAGGACGCGTGGCACACCATGAAATACTTCTTATGAGGACCACAACTTTCACTTGGACAGTAACGTGAGGAAGAAGTGGAGCCCTAGTTGACCTGAAGGGTAGAGTTGAGCTAGGCATGCTGAAGGGTCGAGCTGAGCTGGGCATGCTGAAGGGTCGAGCTGAACTGGACATGCTGAAGGGTATAGCTGAGTTGGACATGTTGAAGGGTGGAGCTTTCGTGACCTGAACACTCAAGTTAAGCTGGATATGTTGAATGTCGATGTATAGTAAAGTTCATGTGGTATGGTCCTCTATACTAGTCTAGAAGgtagataatttattttaataataacttACTTtagcattttatttatttatttattattctttaacTGTTTTAGATTCCAGCTTCTATGGCATTTCTAtgtaaactttttatttttacataattGTCCAATAATATGTGTCATATCATTTAAtgagtttaaaatattttttgataaatcatatttaaaatatttgtatattgattatacaaacaaattaaaataaactctCCTAATATAAGAGAGGAAGCCTTTTAGGCTTCTACTATAACAGATTTTGTTATTCTTTAATTAATGTTCACTATTTATCTTATGTTTATACATAGATATATAATCATATAGTAAATATTAGATAATgataattcattttcttattaaATGAAGGGTCAATAGAGCTTTACcccatgtaatttttttttttagattctgtccttgtaaaataaagattcttcaggaTTGCCCTCTATGCCTTGTGACTCAGCAGAATATTTGATGTGTCACTGacgtggcatttttttttatttttcaatttttttttgatgcCACGTGTAAAATACATTTTCCACctcatttataataaaaaaataaaaatttaaaaaatcaggcaaaaaatcaatttatttttttctaaaagtttaaaaatcgaaaaaaagttagattatttttaaaaaaatttaaaaaatcagaaaagtaattcagattttttaaatttaatttaaaaaaaaatcattttattttatatttcaaaatctttataaattcttttttgaaattaaataattagaaaaaaattcaaatgttttttacaaattcaaaaacatcagataatattattttttttgaattttataattttaatttaattgggATTTTTATATTcctgaatttttatgaattattttttgaaataaaaaaattcatttttttcctgaaattaggaagtattttaaaaaaaaattggaacttcattttcaaaataaaaatttcaattttttaattttgttttttctgatttttaaaataattttagctttttaaaaattaattaaaaaaagatttttcgttttaaattttttttttttttaattataaatgacatgtaaattcttttttacacgtggcattaaaaaaaattgaaaaataaacaaaaaatgccACGTCAGTGTCACAtcatagattctgctgagtcataGGGTTCAGGGGACAAtcctgaagaatctttattttacaaggatagaatctaaaaaaaaaaaattacagggggaaaaccaaaaatgccATATATTATAGGGGATAAAACTCTATTAACCTTTAAATGAAtcatatataagaaaaagagaacGGAAATGGGAATCACCCAaacatataaaaacaattttaatttattaataaccAGAAATTGTAAATATACCATATATTACTTTTTATACAAATGAGCATTATCAATTTAtcattattccttaaaaaaaaaaaaaacaatttatcattatttttttttgttgccacAAGTACGAGAAATGGAAATCACACGAAATAGCACAAATACAGAAATTTATTATGTCAATATATTTATGTCTAAATATAAGGAAAATattgttggtaaaaaaaattaatataaggCCAATATTAaggtcctctaaaaaaaaaaggaaaatattaagGAATAAGAATAAAGTATTAATGTCAACATACCTTGCATTAGCTGTAACATTATGGGGAAAGAGGTCATGATAATCTGGAGTTGTCAACAGATGTCATTATTCATTTGAGACAAATTGTTTTGTTACATTTATCTCTTTCAATGAGGgagtcaaaataaaaatttaatctttttttttattatataaaaataagactttttctttttgtcacATAAAAATAAGACTTTAACTTAATACAACAAGCAAAACacttagggatggcaattggacccagtCCAGACGGGCATCCGCAATAGGTAGGGTAAAATCCCGCATTTATGAGTATGGGTTTGAGTCCGGGTAATTACCGCAAATTTAGATTGGTATGGGTGCGGATAAGGGCACTATACTACCCAGCCCCGCaacccgcatatacatatttatataatataataaatatttgatttatttttggtgtacaattatttaatttatttagctatttaaatataaacataaaccTAAAAACTAATATGGTAATCGTTTAATTCGTGCCTTCATAAGCTCACGAGCTacaaatttatgatttaaatcaatttgatgtttattttagcatgcacttttttatatgtattttgaatgtttttttatttggcttaatACTACGATTTCTACTATTTTATGagttgctttaaaaaaaattggatcatagttttatttcaattgtgatattttttattgtctttttataattaaagtGTGGATAATGGGTACATATATGGGCACTTAGATTCCCATAAGGTATGGAAGGGTACTAAAGTTGTTACCCATGAGGGTACGGGCTCGGGTACAGACATTTCTTACAAACGCGGGTATGAGGAAGGGTATTATAGTACCCTACCTATTGGGTATCCGTTGCCATCCCTAAAAACACTTCTCTTTTTAGTGCTTGaaagcaaaaattaaaaatttggcTTTCGTTTTTCATGGCTGGTAGGTAAATACCCTTCAATGTTTTAATCTTGTTACCTAGTTAGCATCGATTTCTAACTACCGGCTTTAAAGGTTGTTCCTCTTCTAACTTAATTATAATTACTCGAGTCCTAACTTAACActccttatatatattatgagctCATTTTTTAATGTATAATCCATTttgtcttcttaaaaaaatataccataaaaaatattaaaaagaggGAACCACTTGGCACTATTCGATTCACTAGATATTAGGCACTAGTCTACATAacctttttgaatttttagtgattcttttttcctttaattCTTGACGTTGGGCTCCTCATTCGGGCATTTTCAAAACTCAAAGTTTGGGTGATAATTACATCTTTGAAAACGAAAAGTGATATGGAccacttcattttttattttatgaaaaggggtgtgaatatataattttatataataatgcaATGATTCCTTTTCTCACGTAATTTCAGCTTCCCAAGCAAGTCCATAGAATTTTCTAATGAAAGAAAAACGTACCAAAAGAGACCAAAAATCAAAGCTAGCAGCTGAGGTTAGGTAACACGTATATCCATCTATCTGAAAATCAGGACAACAGAGGAAAGGAAGGAGGAAAGAAAACCACACTCTACCCTATTTGAGTATTTGGATTGGAtccttcaaataaaacaaaataaataataaaccctaatttgtttctaaatgcagtacaataattttattcaacTTATTATTCTAGTTTTACCTccactatgattttttttaagggctacatcatatatatatatatatatatatatatatatatatatatatatatatatatatataaacgaAAACTAAAGGCATAAAAAGATAGAAATGTTCATGTGAAAGAAAAAGAGTACCCTTAACTTATTATCTAAAATTATGATTAAGTTTattaaatgacaaataaataagattgtTCATGCTTTAGCTAAGCATGCCATAatgcaattttgttttcataaaaaaaaacttgaaaaaaattattctttttaagCAGTACTGTAAGATCATATTTCTTCTTCTCATGAAATTTTCACACGATAtcataattcattttttcaaattagtaTACTTTATCAATATACAATTATCTAAATTTACACATGGACCTAATATTGTGTTGTCACATAAGTTGACGTGACAATCCATTTTTATGTCaatatgtaaaataattgtacacactcatataatatattaattaaattctaagaacaacaaataaaaatctaTACACTATTTAATTACTTATCATATTCCtggaaattaaaatattaaaagtttaaaaatttattatgatattaataacaataaaaactatttcttttttctcacaatgaaaagcaataaaaataatgatttccctattaaaaaaaaagtcttttatgtattcattttcttttttctagaaacaacaaaaaaggtATTTTGGATACACACATGACACACTACCCACACGTACACACAAGACATGACAAAGACAAAGACAAAGACAAAGACAAAAAAGgtaatgattattattatttccttcattattttcatgaaacaaaaacaaaaacaaaagaaaataaaagaaagaaagaatcaaTACTCATAATAAGTGttagagaaatgaaaaaaagagaaaacaaaccAAGAAACATGTCATGTAAATGTTCatcaacaagaacaagaacatgTGCTATTGTTCTTCATGTGATTGTTTCATTCATAACACTAACCttaacatcatcaacaataacaacctTTGATTCAGCAACGTTGTTAAACAATTTCAAACACTCAAACATCATTTCTGATCCAACCAACTTCCTTTCAAACTGGTCACTTTCATCTTCACCATGTTTTTGGCAAGGTATCACTTGTTCACTTTCCGGTGATATCACCACCGTAAACCTCACCGGAGCTTCACTTTCCGGCAACCATCTTAGCCTTCTCACTTTCACTTCAATACCATCTTTGCAAAATCTTCTTTTGcatggaaattcattcactacttTCAACTTATCTGTTTCACAACCTTGCTCTCTTATCACTCTTGATCTTTCTTCCACCAATTTCTCAGGAACTTTCccttttgaaaattttgtttcttgttataGTCTTAGTTACCTTAACTTGTCTAGGAATTTCATAACTTCAACAACAAAGAATCATAGTTTTGTAGGGTTTGGTTCTTCTTTGGTTCAACTTGATATGTCTAGAAACATGTTTTCTGatgttgattatgttgttgaagttttgacaaagtttgagaGTTtggtttttgttaatttttctgACAACAAAATCTATGGTCAAATCAGTGATTCACTTGTTCCTTCTGTGAATTTGTCAACTTTGGATTTGTctcataatttgttgtttggGAAACTACCCTCTAAAATTGTTGGTGGTAGTGTTGAAATTTTGGATCTTTCAAGCAACAATTTTTCTTCAGGGTTTTCTGAGTTTGATTTTGGTGGGTGTAAGAAACTTGTTTGGTTGAGTTTATCTCACAATGTGATATCTGATTTTGAGTTTCCACAAAGTTTGAGAAATTGTCAAATGTTGAAAAGTTTGGACctttctcaaaatcaattaaagaTGAAGATTCCTGGTGCTGTTCTTGGTGGGTTGAGGAATTTGAAGGAACTTTATTTAGGGAATAATCTTCTTTATGGAGAAATATCTAAGGAGCTTGGAAGTGTTTGTAAGAGTTTGGAAATTCTTGATCTTTCTAAGAATAAACTCTCTGGTGAGTTTCCTTtggtttttgaaaaatgttCATCTTTGAAGAGTCTTAACCTAGCTAAGAATTATCTCTATGGtaattttcttgaaaatgttgttgCCAAACTTGCTAGTCTTAGGTATCTCTCTGTTTCCTTCAACAACATAACCGGAAATGTTCCTTTGTCAATTGTTGCAAATTGTACACAACTTCAGGTTCTTGACCTGAGTTCAAATGCCTTCACCGGTAACATTCCCTCGATGTTCTGTCCTTCAAAATTGGAGAAGTTGCTTTTAGCTAATAATTACCTTTCAGGGACTGTGCCTGTGAAACTCGGTGAATGCAAGAGTTTGAGAACTATTGATTTTAGCTTCAACAATTTGAGTGGTTCAATACCTTCAGAAGTTTGGTTTTTGCCTAATCTTTCTGACTTGATTATGTGGGCAAATAGACTCACTGGTGAGATTCCTGAAGGAATTTGTGTCAATGGAGGGAACCTTGAGACATTGATTCTTAACAACAATTTGATTTCTGGTTCGATTCCCAAGTCCATTGCAAATTGTACCAACATGATTTGGGTTTCGCTTGCTAGCAACCGCATTACCGGAGAAATACCCGTTGGTATCGGGAATTTGAATGAACTTGCTATTCTCCAATTAGGTAACAATTCTCTTGTTGGAAAGATTCCTCCTGAGATTGGAATGTGTAAGAGACTGATATGGTTGGATTTGACGAGCAATAACCTCACCGGTACTATTCCACCTGACCTTGCAAATCAAGCAGGATCGGTTATTCCGGGGAGTGTTTCGGGTAAACAGTTTGCATTTGTGAGAAATGAAGGTGGA
It encodes:
- the LOC25488505 gene encoding receptor-like protein kinase BRI1-like 3, translating into MKKRENKPRNMSCKCSSTRTRTCAIVLHVIVSFITLTLTSSTITTFDSATLLNNFKHSNIISDPTNFLSNWSLSSSPCFWQGITCSLSGDITTVNLTGASLSGNHLSLLTFTSIPSLQNLLLHGNSFTTFNLSVSQPCSLITLDLSSTNFSGTFPFENFVSCYSLSYLNLSRNFITSTTKNHSFVGFGSSLVQLDMSRNMFSDVDYVVEVLTKFESLVFVNFSDNKIYGQISDSLVPSVNLSTLDLSHNLLFGKLPSKIVGGSVEILDLSSNNFSSGFSEFDFGGCKKLVWLSLSHNVISDFEFPQSLRNCQMLKSLDLSQNQLKMKIPGAVLGGLRNLKELYLGNNLLYGEISKELGSVCKSLEILDLSKNKLSGEFPLVFEKCSSLKSLNLAKNYLYGNFLENVVAKLASLRYLSVSFNNITGNVPLSIVANCTQLQVLDLSSNAFTGNIPSMFCPSKLEKLLLANNYLSGTVPVKLGECKSLRTIDFSFNNLSGSIPSEVWFLPNLSDLIMWANRLTGEIPEGICVNGGNLETLILNNNLISGSIPKSIANCTNMIWVSLASNRITGEIPVGIGNLNELAILQLGNNSLVGKIPPEIGMCKRLIWLDLTSNNLTGTIPPDLANQAGSVIPGSVSGKQFAFVRNEGGTNCRGAGGLVEFEDIRAERLEDFPMVHSCPLTRIYSGYTVYTFTTNGSMIYLDLSYNFLSGTIPEKFGAMAYLQVLNLGHNRLNGKIPESLGALKPIGVLDLSHNNLQGFIPGSLQSLSFLSDFDVSNNNLSGLIPSGGQLTTFPASRYQNNSNLCGVPLPTCSASNHTVAVRMLKKKKQPIAVLTTTCLLFFLLFVVVFVLALYRVQKTRKKEELREKYIESLPTSGSSSWKLSGFPEPLSINVATFEKPLRKLTFAHLLEATNGFSAESLIGSGGFGEVYKAKMKDGSVVAIKKLIRVTGQGDREFIAEMETIGKIKHRNLVPLLGYCKIGDERLLVYEYMKYGSLETVLHERIKSSELAWETRKKIALGSARGLAFLHHSCIPHIIHRDMKSSNILLDENFEARVSDFGMARLVNALDTHLTVSTLAGTPGYVPPEYYQSFRCTAKGDVYSYGVILLELLSGKRPINSSEFGDDNNLVGWSKKLYRERRISEILDPELVVQTSSEGELFQYLKIAFECLEERPYRRPTMIQVMAMFKELQVDTDNDSVVDGFSMKDNVIDEA